A section of the Acidimicrobiia bacterium genome encodes:
- a CDS encoding glycosyltransferase: protein MGAGHDGAARELARRLEARGHTTKIVDFLEMPPFGIGTLVKWSYQLQLRLAPWSYEFLYRLWYVLPFLWGPLVAFDTWVTRRAFQRAVAEVDPDVVVTTYSLSALVLGRMRKKGWLRVPAATYLTDFAAHPLWVHPSIDLHIAVSPIAAETAQQRTGSPARAPGPLVNERFRTERPDRRMARRALGLADDDRAVLVVAGSWGVGEVVSTVETISSNGRYHPITVCGRDEELKVRLEERGLGTVIGWTNDMPSLMAAADVLVENAGGLTCMEAFAAGLPVITFQPIPGHGKDNAATMARAGVNRYAEDADALFAALDELAVPGEARDELIARGRALFVGDAADDVVELADHATLPAGVKPFRLPLRRRIATGAAAAVLVTYGSLTLGAQAVSAMGVGVARAPRAAGAQTFVGVRLTAAELNDPAITDELVQWHVTAIVDARTAQEAAPVLERLADQGVDIANGGWGGHGKGWRWERAQTDLSKAGTVINRHCGVRVADFAPGRRFDAFDQMWSRRMHERLVLANAVIRPGRIPDHLKARKVYLVDGRRDAPEDVRQTMLDLQRRLDTDGLAAAPLAKLV, encoded by the coding sequence GCGCGCGGTCACACGACGAAGATCGTCGACTTCCTCGAGATGCCGCCGTTCGGCATCGGGACCCTCGTCAAGTGGTCGTACCAGCTGCAGCTCCGGCTCGCGCCGTGGAGCTACGAGTTCCTGTACCGGCTCTGGTACGTGCTGCCGTTCCTGTGGGGTCCGCTCGTCGCGTTCGACACCTGGGTGACGCGCCGCGCGTTCCAGCGCGCGGTCGCCGAGGTCGACCCCGACGTCGTCGTCACGACGTACTCCCTGTCGGCGCTCGTGCTCGGCCGGATGCGCAAGAAGGGATGGTTGCGCGTCCCGGCCGCGACGTACCTCACCGACTTCGCCGCGCACCCGCTGTGGGTCCACCCGTCGATCGACCTGCACATCGCGGTCAGCCCGATCGCGGCCGAGACCGCGCAGCAGCGGACGGGCTCGCCCGCGCGGGCGCCCGGCCCGCTCGTCAACGAGCGGTTCCGCACCGAGCGTCCCGACCGGCGCATGGCGCGTCGCGCGCTCGGGCTCGCCGACGACGACCGCGCCGTGCTCGTCGTGGCCGGGTCCTGGGGCGTCGGCGAGGTCGTGTCGACGGTCGAGACCATCAGCTCGAACGGGCGGTACCACCCGATCACGGTGTGCGGGCGCGACGAGGAGCTGAAGGTCCGCCTCGAGGAGCGCGGCCTCGGCACCGTCATCGGCTGGACGAACGACATGCCGTCGCTCATGGCGGCCGCGGACGTCCTCGTCGAGAACGCGGGTGGGCTCACCTGCATGGAGGCGTTCGCCGCCGGCCTTCCGGTGATCACGTTCCAGCCGATCCCGGGTCACGGCAAGGACAACGCCGCGACGATGGCGCGCGCGGGCGTCAACCGCTACGCGGAGGACGCCGACGCGCTGTTCGCCGCGCTCGACGAGCTCGCGGTCCCCGGTGAGGCCCGTGACGAGCTGATCGCCCGCGGCCGGGCGCTCTTCGTGGGCGACGCCGCGGACGACGTCGTCGAGCTCGCCGACCACGCCACCCTGCCTGCGGGTGTCAAGCCGTTCCGGCTGCCGCTGCGGCGCAGGATCGCGACCGGTGCCGCGGCTGCGGTCCTCGTGACGTACGGGTCGCTGACGCTCGGAGCGCAGGCCGTGTCGGCGATGGGCGTCGGCGTCGCGCGCGCACCGCGTGCCGCGGGCGCGCAGACGTTCGTCGGCGTGCGGCTGACCGCCGCCGAGCTGAACGATCCCGCGATCACCGACGAGCTCGTGCAATGGCACGTGACGGCGATCGTCGACGCGCGCACCGCGCAGGAGGCCGCGCCGGTGCTCGAACGGCTCGCGGACCAGGGCGTCGACATCGCGAACGGCGGATGGGGCGGTCACGGCAAGGGCTGGCGGTGGGAGCGCGCGCAGACCGACCTGTCGAAGGCGGGGACCGTCATCAACCGCCACTGCGGCGTGCGCGTCGCGGACTTCGCACCCGGTCGCCGGTTCGACGCGTTCGACCAGATGTGGTCGCGGCGCATGCACGAGCGCCTCGTCCTCGCGAACGCGGTGATCCGCCCCGGTCGCATCCCCGACCACCTCAAGGCGCGCAAGGTGTACCTCGTCGACGGCCGGCGTGACGCGCCTGAGGACGTGCGCCAGACGATGCTCGACCTGCAGCGCCGCCTCGACACCGACGGGCTCGCCGCCGCGCCGCTCGCCAAGCTCGTCTAG
- a CDS encoding polysaccharide deacetylase family protein yields MPVRRDALLVGAGAAAGATLAVAAHVTPALASIGVVRRVLTPRLAGLGDPEHVALTFDDGPDPASTPEIVAALDRLGWRATFFMLGEMVRKAPGLAAEVAAAGHEVAVHGDGHVSMLRRPPRAAFDDIERARDAIVEATGVEPRWFRPPYGTLSAGALRGARRLNLHTVLWTSWGRDWRPEATPETVVHDVLRGHVAGGTVLLHDSDCTSSPGSWHATVGALPLLADELGARGLRVGPVGEHDLVA; encoded by the coding sequence ATGCCCGTCCGCCGTGACGCGCTGCTCGTCGGAGCTGGAGCCGCCGCGGGCGCGACGCTCGCAGTGGCCGCGCACGTCACGCCCGCGCTGGCGAGCATCGGCGTCGTGCGACGCGTGCTCACGCCCCGTCTCGCCGGACTGGGTGATCCGGAGCACGTCGCGCTGACGTTCGACGACGGGCCCGATCCCGCGTCGACCCCCGAGATCGTCGCCGCGCTCGATCGGCTCGGGTGGCGCGCGACGTTCTTCATGCTCGGCGAGATGGTGCGCAAGGCGCCCGGCCTCGCGGCCGAGGTCGCGGCCGCCGGCCACGAGGTCGCGGTGCACGGCGACGGGCACGTCTCGATGCTGCGACGGCCGCCGCGCGCCGCCTTCGACGACATCGAGCGCGCGCGTGACGCGATCGTCGAGGCGACGGGCGTCGAGCCGCGCTGGTTCCGTCCGCCCTACGGGACGCTGTCCGCGGGTGCGCTGCGCGGCGCACGCCGCCTGAATCTCCACACCGTGCTGTGGACGTCGTGGGGACGCGACTGGCGACCCGAGGCGACGCCCGAGACCGTCGTGCACGACGTGCTGCGCGGTCACGTCGCCGGCGGCACCGTGCTGCTGCACGACTCCGACTGCACGTCGTCACCCGGCTCGTGGCATGCGACCGTCGGCGCGCTCCCGTTGCTCGCCGACGAGCTCGGTGCGCGCGGTCTGCGGGTCGGTCCGGTCGGCGAGCACGACCTCGTGGCCTGA